The sequence attgttggatatttagagtgtttttccggcagtccctggacccatttttacggggggtaatgttcgtgttgtaggggaggttctcacggattttcggtagaattctcccgagtcgagattcttaaaTACCccaggagtctagacctaggattaaagatcgattgtttcaaagattttgataaattgttttccgtgattagatcaTCTGTTTGGCTCgcccaaccgaggcaccggagcagagctaggaggtcgccccaatcccgtgagttaaagtcatttaattattgcactattgctaagtctgatttaatatgctattttgaaagtttatgcataatatgattattagtatcgcaaaataaatgatttcacttgattattaatatttgaaataatataaatattattattagtatgttataataagataaatgttattatttttcccctcacaaattgcacgttgttttaccttaaatctttaatctttatttcgatatgtgttggttgagttcatcagataatgatatttattatatgtgatgattgcgaattgggaaatgtggcttgtagaacatgccgcctgatgggttacatcaggaccgcgtgagcaccggtaatgatcatggacataaggttattatggatttgtttgccctgatcgagcttgctctctgggctgagttcagttgattgccggagttaaggtccctgatcgagcgatgctctctgggcgccagacctgttggattaagagagccgaaaggctattagaatttggggttaaggttctaccgagccactagtcccgtaaaagtaaaaatatatttttatttatttatttatttatttattatggtatgattataatatggattgtatttacgtgcatggtcgatatattgattcgaatgattaatattttatgtgaaggaaatagtagggtatgattatagtatggtttgatatactgatttgaataatctatgttttctgagaagaagcaatagtccctagattatttgattttaactcactctctaGACCGAtaccatttatttttttcggattcgtgatcatagtcctctcgcgattcttattcaaagaacccgactccttcatcatcgggtgatgtatttgatttggtatgtaaattggtaaatcttagattctccgcagagtaatagtagatgtatcgtTTGTAAATTTTCGAGTTTcccgggtctcgcctagtttttccgcgcatcaagtatttatgtagaatgtagtcgttaagataaattgttgctttaataatattaatttgagatgagatttgtttaagtcagtgagtgtcaggcttactatgggtttcagtggccttaagcctacccattctctagtgccggtcacgggcccacgggtggggtcgtgacagtaCATATCTTCTTCTACAACTTCTTgatggtatcagagcatttAGCTCTGGAAACctaaatcaaaatgaaaattcagtACTAACACCTTATGGCTGGAGAAAATGATAACAAGCAGCAGGTGGTGGCTTCGCCACATCCTCGTATTCCTCAACCATGGGAGAACAACCTATACCACCCTTTGTACCTTCATCGCTCGGATCAAACAGGTGGTGCCTTGATCCCTATATCTCTTGAAGAAGACAATTACCAAACATGGCAGGAGGCTATCATCGATGCCCTAGACAGAAAGAACAAGGCTGGTTTTCTAGATGGAACTCAAAAGAAACCTGAAGAAGACGGAGAAGAGCAACAACAGTGGAGGCGTTGTAACACGATGGTCAAACACTAGTTGCTCAGATCTATGAGCAAAAGGATGCACAAAAGTGTTTCTCGGCTGAAGGACGCCAAGGCCATCTAGGACGAGTTGAAGGAGTGATTTACTCAGACAAGTTGCTTGTCAGCGTTCCAGGTTGAGGAGGCATTGCATAAGGTGGAGCAAGGACCTCTTTCGGTGAAGGCGTAATACACTAGATTTAAAAGTCTCTGGGACGAGAGAGAATCCCTCATCGTAGTTCCTCCTTGTAAGTGCAACCTTACTGTAGCTTGTACTTGCATGAATTCTAGGGTTCTCTACAGTTTCCTTGAGACACAAAAGACTATGAAGTTTTTGGTTGGTTTGAATAAGAATCTTGCACAAACACGGAACAACATAACAACAGTGGAACCTATGATGCCTCTGAATAAGGTGTATGCTATGGTACTCAGacaagagaaacaaaccaTGATCATTGCCGAGAAGCAAGCACCAACAGTGGTGGAAGCCTTGGCTTTTGCTGCTAAAACGGTGAGCAAGAAAGGGAGTAGAGATAATCCCTTACGGCAAACCAGATCGAATGAATCGACTGGGAGATATTGTGAAAACTGTAACCAAACTACTCATTCTATGAAATATTATCGTGCACACATTATTTGTAGTTACTGCAATGACAAAGGACATTCTATTGACTATTGCCGCACCAAAAGGAGACACCAGGGGTAAGGGAACAATAACATGGCAACTTGAGCTAATACCGTAGCCAAGAGCAGCCCATCTGATCTCTCTGGATTGAGACTTTCAACCAAGGACTATGACAACATGTTAGGTTTCATATCAAAGGTAAAGGAGGCAAGCCGTGACACATCTGATGATAACCACTTGCTTGACATGATGAGCAGCCTGTCCGCAAACTTTGTTGGCCACAAACTTTGAGTTGATTATATGTCAGGTATGGTGTATGCTTTGCTTAGAAAATCTGGAGATGTGCCTTGGGTCATCGACAGTGGTGCATCTGATCACATTGTGCATGATCCTAGTCTCTTCACCACGTCACGACCAGTGGAGCATAAAACGGTTCGATTGCCTAATGGTGTTACTTTACCAGTGACGCACATTGGTACCGTGCATTTTACAAAGGATTTCGAGTTGATAAATGTGATATGTGTGCCTGGATTCTACTTGAACTTGATCTCAGTTATGAAACTTGCCTTGGATACACTATATGTTATGATATTTATCAAGACTGTTTGTCTTATACAGGACCTACAAACGGGGAAGATGATTGGGACGGGAGCTAGGAATGAAGGGCTTTACTATCTCAATATGCCGACGTCTAGAGCTTGTAGTGCGGTCCAAGTGTCACAAGTTCTGCCATGGCATGAGAGACTCAGTCACCCTTCAGCTAAAGTAAAACTCTCAACAGCATTGAAGAAATGGGGTTTCAAGCAATCGTGGTCGGATTACTGTTGTTTGTCAGAAGTCACAGAGGTACTCTCACTGTACTACttgtatatgttgatgatgtaATCGTAGCTGGTAATGATTTGAATGCTATTAACACAACTAAGGAGTTTCTTGCAAGCCATTTCAAGCTCAAGGATTTGGGTTTACTCAAATTTTTTCTTGGCATAGAAGTAGCTCACTCGAAaaatgagattgttttctcacaaaGAAAATATGCGTTGGAGGTGTTGGAGGATGCTAGTTTTCTCAGTTCGAAGCCGGCACGAGTGCCCTTCGAATCAAACGTGCAACTTACTAAGGGTGAGAGGGAGCAGCAGTTGGATCCAGCACAATATAGGAGACTTATTGGACGCTTGATATATCTAACCATCACAAGACCCGACTTAACGTATGCGGTACATGTCCTAAGTTAATATATGGACAAGCTGCGCACACCACATCTAGAAGCAGCACATCGGGTTCTGAAGAATCTAAAGGGAACTCCTGGTCAAGGAGTCTCATTGCCGGCTACTGGAGAATTGAAGCTTGCGTTTTACTGTGACGCGGACTGGGCTCTTTGTCCGGACACGCGTCGGTCAACAACAGGGTTTTGTGTGTTCATGGGAGAAGTACTAATCTCTTAGCGAACGAAGAAACAACACACGGTTTCAAGGAGTAGCGCTGAGGCCAAGTATAGGTCCATGGTGGCTGCATGTTGCGAAGTTACGTGGTTGACAAGCCTTCTGCGAGACCTTCATGTGCATTAGAGGTCTTCAATAAGGATGTTCTGTGACAACAAGGCAGCAATCCATATAGCGTTGAATCCGGTCTTTCATGAGTGGACCAAACACATAGAGATCAATTGCCATGTTGTGCGGGAAAAGGTGGCACAAGGACTAGTGACGACACATCATGTTCGAACTAATCAACAACCGGCCGATTTATTCACAAAGCCATTGCCGGCAAAACAGTTTCTATTTCTTCTATCCAAATTAGGTGTAGTAAACATACACTCCAACTTGAGGGAAAGTCTTGAAGAAAAGGATATTcctatttaattatgtaattatcTCTAAGTTATTTACTCCTAGAATAGTATTGGTATATCACCTTAATTAAGAGTCCTACCTTGATTAGAATAGCTACTTACCTTGTACGTagaattgtatatatatatatatatatataggttgTAACATTAAATAGTATACACATCTTTCTTCTACAACTTCTTGAAATGCCATTGATACCAAATTCATTGATGATTAATTTcactatatataataaatattaagattaatagatttttattgaatttaataattgaagCGGATCGATTAATACTGAATAGagcaaaaaaaattttaaatataaactaaatggatttaaatttagagtcgaattgaatttaactaaattaaattaaccaaatattatataaacaaatcaaattaaattagaggttaaaatcattaaatcaaattaaataaattaaatttaaactagAATTACTCAGATTTAtccataaatttatattcaaaagTCAAATACACtcgatttaaattttttcaacaaatagtcatataaatttttatttagaggTCAAATATCTAATTGAACTTTTTTTTCAGTAAATAGCTCTTAAACTTATGTCCTAGTTTAAGTCCAAAGGTCAAGTACactaaatctaatttttttataaaaataaaataatattaaatttttagatattaataaattgataaaataaaaattatttttaatttttataattcaattaaaatctaaaaatttaatattattttttttagaaatttatataaaatatatttaattattcgaatataaattcaaaaaactaTTTGCtaaatatgtttaaattaaatttatttaaacctTCAGCACAGGTTCAAAAGATTACCAActgaaaagatttaaattgAATGTTGGACTGAAGTTCATATGGTAATTTGACCCTTCTCCGATCCGATCTGATTGATTTTAGGTCCAAACTCGACCGCGGTCAGGCCTATTTAGCATTACACGACACGCGCGTTCTGCAGGAAAAAATATGCATTTTATTATCTGGCGAGCAGATGCCACGTGGTAACTTATTCATCGTTTCAATACTCAACTGGTTATCCGCTCTCCTCCACCGATTACAAGTCACCACCTAACTTCACCACCATAAACAACTCAAGACTATTGACACCGCcgcctcctcctcctcctcttccGCCACCACTATCGCCAccaattaaagaagaaaaaaagatacaTACACAGTCACACAAAAGTTAATTCCGGCGCAATCTGaaataacaaagaaagatactaaaaagaaaatgacagaAGAGAGCAGTTCTAGGGTTTCTACTTCGGAGGATTCCACCGCGAACGTCGATGCTTCACAATCGAGGCAAAGgtagtttaattaaatagttcAATGACACATAAAACAGACAGCAACTTTACTAACATTTTTGTCTAATATAACGATTTTGCTTTCACATGTGCGTTTAttttgtgtattttttttGGCTAATTGATATTGATTAGGGTTTATGGCTATATCCTTATCATCGCTCTATGTGTATTCGTTTCTATAATGatagtttttgtttttgttttattttatttttaaataaatttctcatTATATTTAAAGAGAACGTagctctttatttttttccttctgtAGTTGCAAGTATACTGAATTAACAAtgtgataataatttagaatgcgatcaaaattgtaatatttttaatcatcATAATAGTGAAGTCTAAAACTGTAGTGTGGTAAAAGAATTGGTTATTGTAATTAGGTATATACGAATAGAACTTAAGATTGGCATATGAATGTGCTAATAGTCGGTGCATATGGTtcaggaaaaagagaaagtggGATCAGCCTGCAGAGTCATTGGTTTCAGCTGGAGTTGCGCCTATGGTGATACCTGGTGGTGTTGTGCCATTGGCCAACATGGGTTCTCTTGCTGGAATCTCTCTGCCTGGAATTGCTTCTGTCTCTGGTGCTCTTTTAACTAATAGTCAACTGGTAGCTAATTCTGCATCCATTCCAACCATGTTTCAGGTGCCTTCTATACCACAAATCACTACTACAACGAAAGCAAATCAAGTGAGGTTCCTTTCAACacgtcttttttctttttcaatcaaCTCCTCAAATATAATTACACTTAATTGCCGGAGTTTGTTGATTTGCCAAAATGGTGTTCATTAGATTATAATCTCTTTTGAATTAGGGTTTATTTCTTTACATGTTGTCTGTATGACCATGTCTTcactttttaatttctcttttgaatATTTCCGATTGTTGTTAGGTATTTGCATATCATCTCTTTGGTTGTGTAatctgatttttcttttatataaacgTAACTTCAGCCTAAGATCCAGGATGAGTTAACAATTGCACGAGAAATTGTTATAAATGACGCAGAGTCCTCCATTCGTTACAAGCTCACTAAGCGTCAGACGCATGAAGAGGTATATTTTATTCCATCTGTTCACATAAACAGAAGATGTTTGTTttatggtatttgaagttaatgattgttttctttaagaggttgataaattcttttcttatcttgCAGATCCAGAAGTGCACTGGTGCTGTCGTGATAACTAGGTTAGTAGGTCCTTAAAAGTCATCTTTCATGCACGTTTTGTGTTTctcactttttctttaaatgtgcttaatgattatttaattatgccAAGTTGTCGGCTATCTTAAAGAACTTAAAAAATGAGTATGCTGAATTGTCTTTGCAGGGGAAAATACCGTCTGCCAAATGCCCCACCTGATGGTGAAAAACCATTGTATCTTCACATATCTTCTGGGGCTCATGTGAGTATAATTCATGTGTTCTTGTAAGCAATTTGGGTACCAGTCTTGAGCTTTTTGTGCTACAATGTGACTAAACAATTTCTCGCTGATGACAGCTTGCTTTATGTCTGTCAACTTGTGTGCTGACCTTTAAAATGACACTGAGATTCATGCAATGATTgattaaatattgattttgACCAGCTCAATAGAagttaaaatctatatattgTGACTGGTAAATTGGTCTAAGATTGTGTTATTTAATCTCCTGACTCTGTCCCTTTTTATATTGTTGGCCTTATGAGTTCCTGCAATATGTATCCCTTTGAAAAAATTTGGTTTTTGAGGTTTTACACATGGGTAGCTTTTAAAATTTCAGTACTTAACTGAAGATGTGAAACAATTGTAGTGGGCCTTCTTCTAGATGGGAGCTCCTTTCCCTTGCCCTTTGTCtctaaataacataaaattaatctgTGCAGTTGAAAGATACCGCGGAAAGGATTTTAGCAGTTGATCGTGCAGCTGCCATGGTTGAAGAAATTCTGAAACAGGGTCCAAATTTACAGCCTGCTTTGTCTGTTGTTCCTGTGGCCAGTGGTAGTGGAGTGAAGGTATGCACATCATATATTGCTTGATCTGGGTCTTCTTCGCATTATTGAGAAAATTATCTATCATGCTCTGAATATTGATTTTAGGATATCTTGTTGTGCTGTGGCTATGACAGCTCCTGAAGTATTTTTAGTATGCTTTATCAATGTGAATAAAAAAACTGTTAAAAAGCAGTTTTTATATGCTTTAGCATCAAGTTTATCCCTCCTTCTGAAAAGCAGTTTCAAATGCAATGACAAATGTTCCCTTTATGAGCTATTATATTGAGACGATTATAAAGTGCAGAAATCTCTAACTTAATAAGGTTTCTCAGGCACTGAGCACATGTGTGTATTTGGGCTTTGACGCAGACGAATCATTGAACATTGCTGCTCGAATTCGTGGACCAGAtgtaagttatttatttatttattttctgttgATTCGTTTTTTTTCCTCCAATCACTTATCATTTTTTGGCTGCTTTGTTCATCTGTTATTATCATCTTTTGGACTTTGTGTCAAAAATTACTGCATTGGACcatttcattatatatatgtaatttagATAGTGTATGGGTGAATTGTGTGAATAGTATTTGGCATTTATGAAACATATCTAGCTTCCTATTACTTGTTAGAGctactctttttctttgttgatCTCTGATGAAGATGAGAGATTCTAATGTTTGAAGCTTTCTCTCACATCTCCATGCCATTGGGAGAAATTGTTTTTGTCTTGGTGGTGGTTCGGTTTTGTACATGCAGGATCAGTATATAAATCACATTATGAATGAAACAGGAGCAACTGTTGTACTAAAAGGGCATGGCtctggaaattttgaaatcCCAAATAGTGGAGGTATTTTTTTGGTTCTAAGAAATGAAACATTTCCAGCAAGTCTGTCATTTCTGGTCTCCGTTGCTAATATTATTGTCACTTTTCCGTTTTGGTGCAGGAGCACAGCAACCACTGCATCTATTCCTGTCtgctaataattcaaaaagTCTTGAAGATGCAAAGCGTTTGGCTGAAAACCTATTGGATACAGTTAGTTTAGAGTTTGGTGCCTCAAGGTAATTAGTCTATGAATAATAATGCTATTCTGTATTCACTTTATACCATGTATTAATGTGTATGCTGCATTTTGTATCTCCAAATTGCAAATCATGGTTCATCTCTTGTATCTTCGTAGAGAGCTTAGATTCTTTTGCAcgagaatattatttttttagtgacCACGTAACTATAATTGCAGCAGTCTTGTCCTTTGCAACAGGTTTTACAATTTCTTATGTAGGTTAAGTCTTTGCTGTTTCTCCAACTGTTACAGGGTCTCATCGAGTAAGATTTATAATGCTGTTCCCCCGCCACAGCAGTTATTAGCTGGTGTTCAAAGTTCTGGGAATGAGCAGAAAGTGAATACAATTCCTGCTGCTGGTTTGGCTTTATCAGCGATGAGCTCCACTCCCCTTATTCCAGCTTCTTCAGTTGCAATCTATAGGACAACTCCTGTCTTTTCTCAAGGGACCGTGTATCAACCTGGGGGACTGGTAAACTGTGGCTCTACTCAATCGACCTTGGTTGGTCATCCCCAGCCTTTAATTAATGGAGGGACAAGCTATAGTGGGTATGGTGGGATATATCCTCAGGCCACACCTTTGCAACAAGTTGCCCTTGCCCTTAGGCAGTCAACAGCTCCAGTTACTTCTACAATTGCACCTATAACATCCGTAGCAAACACGGCTCCTACACCTAGCACAAGCTCCAGCTCCATTCCTGAGAAGGAGAAACGTCCTGCACAGAGGCGGAAGTTCCAGGAGTTACCGATAGGTTCAAAGGACCCTGCAAAGTCTCATCAGGTATCTGTGCTCTTTTCTATTGGAGCATGTTTTTCTAAAGACAGCCTTGTATTGAAAGGTTTTGTATTCCTTGGAGCacaaaggaagaggcaaattTTATAGGCTAAGTTGTTACTTGCATTGAAATTCTAGAATTTCACAAACTGAGCTTCTCGTTTGCAAAATGCTTTTCAATATATCAATCAATAGGGGCACAATCACTGTCTAGGCTACATAACCTTGTGAGAGGTAAATTAAATTAGCTTATAGTGAGggaatgaattattatttggtTATTTGTGGAGTTACTTTctgcttttcatattttctctagTGTCTAGAGGGGTGGTACCATGGTGGTTCTGTTGGCTAGTTTTATGTTGTTTGCAGTGGTGCCATGGATCAATCGCTGTTAGTTTTTGAACACTTCTATCCTGCAGCAAAAAGGACCAACTTGTTAACTTGATTATCATGGCTATATTTTAGTGTCCAACTTGATTTTAAGGTTTCGTATATGATTGATTATCGATGTGTATATGATTGATTATCTATGTGAAAACTGAGGATTTT comes from Ricinus communis isolate WT05 ecotype wild-type chromosome 5, ASM1957865v1, whole genome shotgun sequence and encodes:
- the LOC8289591 gene encoding protein RIK isoform X1 translates to MTEESSSRVSTSEDSTANVDASQSRQRKKRKWDQPAESLVSAGVAPMVIPGGVVPLANMGSLAGISLPGIASVSGALLTNSQLVANSASIPTMFQVPSIPQITTTTKANQPKIQDELTIAREIVINDAESSIRYKLTKRQTHEEIQKCTGAVVITRGKYRLPNAPPDGEKPLYLHISSGAHLKDTAERILAVDRAAAMVEEILKQGPNLQPALSVVPVASGSGVKALSTCVYLGFDADESLNIAARIRGPDDQYINHIMNETGATVVLKGHGSGNFEIPNSGGAQQPLHLFLSANNSKSLEDAKRLAENLLDTVSLEFGASRVSSSKIYNAVPPPQQLLAGVQSSGNEQKVNTIPAAGLALSAMSSTPLIPASSVAIYRTTPVFSQGTVYQPGGLVNCGSTQSTLVGHPQPLINGGTSYSGYGGIYPQATPLQQVALALRQSTAPVTSTIAPITSVANTAPTPSTSSSSIPEKEKRPAQRRKFQELPIGSKDPAKSHQVPGSLKPGEQAITSSVRNTSSKGMPPPPPPRSMPLSASVNGMPPPPRRTLSPPSLSNGMPPPPPSTMSPLPLPPKFSSSNTVDKLHEKNGVSNKSKYDTVPVVSDTLVKLMEYGEEDDDPEESEEPDLGNSRVVADRKPFWAL
- the LOC8289591 gene encoding protein RIK isoform X2, encoding MTEESSSRVSTSEDSTANVDASQSRQRKKRKWDQPAESLVSAGVAPMVIPGGVVPLANMGSLAGISLPGIASVSGALLTNSQLVANSASIPTMFQVPSIPQITTTTKANQPKIQDELTIAREIVINDAESSIRYKLTKRQTHEEIQKCTGAVVITRGKYRLPNAPPDGEKPLYLHISSGAHLKDTAERILAVDRAAAMVEEILKQGPNLQPALSVVPVASGSGVKALSTCVYLGFDADESLNIAARIRGPDDQYINHIMNETGATVVLKGHGSGNFEIPNSGGAQQPLHLFLSANNSKSLEDAKRLAENLLDTVSLEFGASRVSSSKIYNAVPPPQQLLAGVQSSGNEQKVNTIPAAGLALSAMSSTPLIPASSVAIYRTTPVFSQGTVYQPGGLVNCGSTQSTLVGHPQPLINGGTSYSGYGGIYPQATPLQQVALALRQSTAPVTSTIAPITSVANTAPTPSTSSSSIPEKEKRPAQRRKFQELPIGSKDPAKSHQVPGSLKPGEQAITSSVRNTSSKGMPPPPPPRSMPLSASVNGMPPPPRRTLSPPSLSNGMPPPPPSTMSPLPLPPKFSSSNTVDKLHEKNGVSNKSKYDTVPDTLVKLMEYGEEDDDPEESEEPDLGNSRVVADRKPFWAL
- the LOC8289591 gene encoding protein RIK isoform X3, which gives rise to MTEESSSRVSTSEDSTANVDASQSRQRKKRKWDQPAESLVSAGVAPMVIPGGVVPLANMGSLAGISLPGIASVSGALLTNSQLVANSASIPTMFQVPSIPQITTTTKANQPKIQDELTIAREIVINDAESSIRYKLTKRQTHEEIQKCTGAVVITRGKYRLPNAPPDGEKPLYLHISSGAHLKDTAERILAVDRAAAMVEEILKQGPNLQPALSVVPVASGSGVKALSTCVYLGFDADESLNIAARIRGPDDQYINHIMNETGATVVLKGHGSGNFEIPNSGGAQQPLHLFLSANNSKSLEDAKRLAENLLDTVSLEFGASRVSSSKIYNAVPPPQQLLAGVQSSGNEQKVNTIPAAGLALSAMSSTPLIPASSVAIYRTTPVFSQGTVYQPGGLVNCGSTQSTLVGHPQPLINGGTSYSGYGGIYPQATPLQQVALALRQSTAPVTSTIAPITSVANTAPTPSTSSSSIPEKEKRPAQRRKFQELPIGSKDPAKSHQVFSLTF